In Desulfovibrio sp. UCD-KL4C, a single genomic region encodes these proteins:
- a CDS encoding DUF456 domain-containing protein — protein MITALAVLIILLMFSALALHIFGLPANWIILAFIIGWKLFFPATMSWNFISILALIALAGEILEFAAQYFGGKKYGATGRGSLGAFVGAIAGAILGAPFLFGLGALPGALLGSFGGCLVLELTHGRTFAEAQHSAWGAFWGKAFGLAIKISLGVWMFTLSIPKIWPS, from the coding sequence ATGATTACAGCCTTAGCTGTGCTGATCATTCTGCTTATGTTCAGCGCGTTAGCCCTACATATTTTCGGACTGCCTGCAAATTGGATTATTCTTGCTTTTATTATCGGATGGAAACTATTCTTTCCTGCAACAATGAGCTGGAATTTTATATCCATTTTAGCTTTAATTGCGTTGGCCGGTGAAATTTTAGAATTTGCTGCACAATACTTCGGCGGGAAAAAATACGGAGCAACCGGACGTGGCAGCTTAGGAGCATTTGTAGGGGCAATAGCCGGTGCCATCTTAGGAGCACCGTTTTTATTCGGACTCGGAGCACTTCCTGGGGCTCTTTTGGGGTCATTCGGGGGTTGTCTTGTTCTTGAACTTACTCATGGCAGAACTTTTGCTGAAGCACAGCACTCCGCATGGGGCGCTTTCTGGGGTAAAGCATTTGGATTAGCAATCAAAATTAGTCTTGGGGTATGGATGTTTACCTTAAGCATCCCTAAAATTTGGCCATCTTAA
- the thrC gene encoding threonine synthase, producing the protein MSQANTFPKYRGKMEYHCLGCGQHYGIDELYYTCPECGSVFILQDLTFDELKKTSGQEWRDLFDARTATKKDSLRGIFRFYELFAPVIEEKDILYLGEGNTPIVASSPNLNDIIGITTAYKNDGQNPSASFKDRGMACAFSYINALLAKNNWDEILTVCASTGDTSAAAALYASYIGGPVKSVVILPEGKVTPQQLAQPLGSGAKVLEVPGVFDDCMKVVEHLADNYRVALLNSKNSWRILGQESYAFEVAQWYDWDLTNKCIFVPIGNAGNVTAIMAGFLKLYELDIIKELPRIFGVQSAHADPVYRYYSTKNPKEREFKPVTVQASVAQAAMIGNPVSFPRVKYFADKYETFGGKKSFQVIQVSEQMIMDSMLLANAHGHIACTQGGECLAGLIRAKELKLISENESAVLDSTAHQLKFVGFQDMYYQNKFPAEYEVTPDFSKANSPELVICAELKETMSESDYISKASGNVVAMLGLEKK; encoded by the coding sequence ATGTCTCAAGCTAATACTTTCCCTAAGTACAGGGGAAAAATGGAATATCACTGTCTAGGTTGCGGTCAGCATTACGGAATTGATGAATTATATTATACTTGTCCCGAATGTGGATCCGTTTTCATTCTTCAAGATCTCACCTTTGATGAATTAAAGAAAACCAGCGGTCAGGAATGGCGTGATTTATTTGATGCCCGTACTGCCACCAAAAAAGACAGCCTCCGAGGCATTTTCAGATTCTATGAATTATTTGCCCCTGTCATTGAAGAAAAAGATATTTTATACCTTGGTGAAGGTAACACTCCTATTGTTGCTTCCAGCCCGAATTTAAACGACATTATTGGAATTACGACCGCTTATAAAAATGACGGACAAAATCCGAGTGCTTCTTTCAAAGATAGAGGTATGGCATGCGCCTTTAGTTATATTAATGCACTTCTTGCCAAGAATAACTGGGACGAAATTCTTACAGTCTGCGCTTCAACAGGTGACACATCCGCTGCGGCAGCTCTTTATGCTTCATATATTGGAGGACCTGTTAAATCCGTTGTTATTCTTCCTGAAGGAAAAGTTACTCCTCAACAACTTGCTCAACCTCTTGGAAGCGGCGCTAAAGTTTTAGAAGTTCCAGGAGTCTTTGATGATTGTATGAAAGTTGTTGAACATTTGGCTGACAACTATAGAGTAGCTCTACTCAACTCCAAAAACTCATGGAGAATTCTTGGTCAGGAATCCTATGCTTTCGAAGTTGCTCAATGGTATGATTGGGATCTTACAAATAAATGCATTTTTGTACCAATTGGCAATGCCGGAAACGTAACCGCAATTATGGCTGGTTTTTTAAAACTCTACGAGCTTGATATAATCAAAGAACTTCCTCGCATCTTCGGAGTTCAGTCTGCCCATGCAGATCCAGTTTATCGCTACTACTCTACAAAGAATCCGAAAGAACGCGAGTTCAAGCCCGTAACCGTACAAGCTTCAGTTGCACAAGCCGCAATGATCGGAAATCCTGTTTCGTTTCCACGAGTAAAATACTTCGCGGACAAATATGAAACTTTTGGTGGCAAAAAATCATTTCAAGTCATCCAGGTTTCAGAGCAGATGATTATGGACAGCATGCTTTTAGCTAATGCGCACGGTCACATTGCATGTACCCAAGGCGGAGAATGCCTTGCAGGTTTAATCAGAGCAAAAGAACTTAAACTTATCAGTGAGAATGAATCCGCTGTACTCGACTCTACAGCCCATCAACTCAAGTTTGTTGGCTTCCAAGATATGTACTATCAAAATAAATTCCCTGCAGAATATGAAGTCACTCCTGATTTCTCTAAAGCAAACTCACCTGAGCTTGTAATTTGTGCTGAACTTAAAGAAACTATGTCAGAATCTGATTACATTTCAAAAGCATCCGGCAATGTTGTTGCAATGCTAGGCTTGGAGAAAAAATAG
- a CDS encoding TlyA family RNA methyltransferase has product MAKKERADHILYEQGLSDTLEQATRIIMAGHAHFLKNGQKTPVEKPGMQLDPSLEIVVKGKDRFVSRGGYKLLTAIEELGLDPSDKIAMDAGASTGGFTDCMLQFGATKIYAADVGYGQLHWKLQQDERVTNLERVNLRLAEPNLIPEKVDLIVCDVSFISLKKILPSLVRFLKDTGEIVCLIKPQFEVAQGQTDKGIVRDENLRQQTVDMIVDFAYSELQLKLKGIVPSSIKGPKGNQEYLAYFIR; this is encoded by the coding sequence GTGGCGAAAAAGGAACGTGCAGACCATATACTTTACGAGCAAGGTCTTTCGGACACACTAGAACAAGCTACGCGAATAATTATGGCAGGACATGCGCACTTTTTAAAAAACGGCCAAAAGACGCCTGTCGAAAAACCAGGAATGCAATTAGACCCAAGTTTAGAAATAGTTGTGAAAGGCAAAGATAGATTTGTTAGCCGCGGCGGATACAAACTACTTACAGCTATTGAAGAACTTGGGCTTGATCCAAGTGATAAAATAGCAATGGATGCTGGAGCTTCAACAGGTGGATTCACCGACTGTATGCTCCAATTCGGAGCCACAAAAATCTACGCAGCGGATGTTGGGTACGGCCAACTGCATTGGAAACTGCAACAGGATGAGCGTGTAACCAACTTAGAAAGAGTTAATTTACGGCTTGCTGAGCCTAATCTAATACCAGAAAAAGTAGATCTTATTGTTTGTGATGTTTCGTTCATTTCATTAAAAAAAATACTCCCTTCATTAGTACGTTTTTTAAAAGATACCGGAGAAATTGTCTGTTTAATTAAACCCCAGTTTGAAGTGGCTCAAGGTCAAACAGACAAAGGTATTGTTAGAGATGAAAATCTTCGGCAACAAACAGTCGATATGATCGTTGATTTTGCTTATTCTGAGCTTCAACTAAAACTTAAAGGGATAGTTCCTTCAAGCATTAAAGGACCAAAGGGAAATCAAGAATATCTAGCATACTTTATACGATAA
- a CDS encoding OmpP1/FadL family transporter has product MRNKFAVYVSILLCVIGFMISSSICKKAEASGLALYEWSARGNALGGAMIARADDPSAIAWNPAGITQLSGTQFLAGVTGISIKNELTTTYNGKSQSQNLKDKIYTPPHSYFTHQLTDKVWLGVGTFTRFGLGTSFSEDWAGRYSSYSTELNTFSINPNIAYKYNKYLSFAMGVELMYVRADLRNKIDPTGADDPDDTSHDIDQRIIVDGVTPGFNAGLRITPNDQWAFGFSYRSKMLHHADGSASYNVPDGISTTNYFNDSEITMSMNTPNMFFFGLEYKPVPNFSVEADAIYSEWSSYSDISYGFSKATAIGRKNITIDKKWEDVWRFQFGLEYLPIENLALRAGYVYDQSPIREGYEDYMIPANDRQILSTGFGLTFDKLVVDVSYMYLWMKDRTINARPGTGIIDTSTKNGQSHVVGFSLGYNF; this is encoded by the coding sequence ATGAGGAACAAATTTGCAGTATATGTAAGTATACTACTCTGTGTAATTGGATTTATGATATCTTCCAGCATCTGTAAAAAAGCTGAAGCATCAGGACTTGCATTATATGAATGGAGCGCTCGCGGCAATGCTCTCGGAGGAGCAATGATCGCCCGTGCAGATGACCCCTCAGCCATTGCTTGGAACCCTGCAGGAATAACTCAGCTGAGTGGAACTCAATTCTTAGCCGGAGTTACAGGAATTTCAATCAAAAATGAACTGACAACAACTTATAATGGAAAAAGCCAATCGCAAAACCTTAAAGATAAAATATATACACCGCCTCATTCTTATTTCACACATCAATTAACAGACAAAGTTTGGCTTGGAGTCGGAACGTTTACACGATTCGGACTTGGTACATCTTTTTCAGAAGACTGGGCAGGAAGATACTCGTCATACAGTACTGAACTTAACACCTTCTCAATAAATCCTAATATTGCGTATAAATATAATAAATATCTTTCGTTTGCGATGGGAGTGGAACTTATGTACGTAAGAGCCGACCTTCGCAACAAGATTGATCCGACTGGCGCGGACGACCCTGATGACACTTCACATGATATTGACCAACGGATTATTGTAGATGGCGTTACTCCCGGCTTTAACGCTGGTTTAAGAATTACTCCAAATGATCAGTGGGCTTTCGGGTTTTCATATCGTAGCAAGATGCTGCACCACGCGGACGGTTCTGCAAGCTATAATGTGCCAGACGGTATAAGTACTACAAACTATTTCAATGATTCTGAAATAACAATGTCCATGAATACGCCTAATATGTTTTTCTTTGGCTTAGAGTATAAACCAGTTCCCAATTTCAGTGTTGAAGCGGATGCAATATACTCTGAATGGAGTTCATACAGCGATATTTCATATGGTTTTTCTAAAGCGACTGCCATTGGCAGGAAAAATATTACAATAGACAAAAAATGGGAAGATGTTTGGAGATTTCAATTTGGTCTGGAATACCTTCCGATTGAAAACTTAGCGCTCAGAGCCGGTTATGTTTATGATCAAAGCCCTATCCGCGAAGGGTATGAAGACTACATGATTCCGGCTAATGATAGACAGATTCTTTCAACAGGTTTCGGACTTACATTTGATAAATTGGTGGTAGATGTTTCGTACATGTACTTATGGATGAAAGACCGCACTATCAATGCAAGACCGGGAACAGGAATTATTGATACATCTACTAAAAATGGTCAGAGTCATGTTGTAGGATTCAGCCTTGGATATAACTTTTAA
- a CDS encoding DUF4139 domain-containing protein, which yields MLKKLILFILFILVSFSSHANASTIDRVVFYPSSADISRVVTAGITVGTGADHSSKIATFILPGQALPDTFSIEPQTKQIVINDVSWSRDDLAQSPAASDIEKKINVLNAKLMAVKAQIQAVEGGILFWNERVKVQQTRVGEVNKVANLVVSNLSKLYNQSVELNSQSRDISVIIAELKRKLNEVSGQSKNRWIITVSVAGTKIKHADFKINYMLSNCGWRPKYKLDAYPDQKKVKFSFDAEIWQGSGMDLKNFDVALATVKENSRIFPPELGLWTITPKHDDQIQKKYARSMMIMESAMTNGADEVVVPPAPIQVKKSTYSIWELGTKNIVAGPARKYSILDESWNAEYSFLSRPSTTADVYVSAKMKLQDAKDFPAGQALVLMEGAMIGKIKFSFFGKDKTLFFGADPVLKAERKTLEKYSGAKGVFGSKQTYKWKYLISLINPRKMPVLIKVQEPAPSSGDERIKLSDSAKPKAVVKDNKFEWDVTVQANKKAEIKYDIDLNAPEDMKIDLGLGR from the coding sequence TTGCTTAAAAAATTAATACTATTCATTTTGTTTATTCTTGTATCATTTAGCAGCCATGCTAATGCGAGTACAATTGACAGAGTTGTTTTTTATCCTTCTAGCGCAGATATTTCAAGAGTTGTTACTGCTGGTATTACAGTCGGTACAGGGGCGGATCATTCTAGTAAAATTGCGACCTTTATTCTTCCAGGGCAAGCCTTACCAGATACTTTTTCGATTGAACCACAAACAAAACAGATCGTAATTAATGATGTTTCGTGGAGTAGGGATGATTTGGCTCAGTCTCCGGCAGCCAGTGATATTGAAAAAAAAATTAACGTACTTAATGCAAAATTGATGGCGGTAAAAGCTCAGATTCAAGCGGTTGAAGGAGGTATTCTTTTTTGGAATGAACGAGTTAAAGTTCAACAAACCAGAGTGGGGGAAGTTAATAAAGTTGCTAATTTAGTAGTTTCAAATCTGTCTAAACTTTATAATCAATCTGTAGAATTGAACAGTCAAAGCAGAGATATTTCTGTTATTATTGCCGAATTGAAAAGAAAGCTTAACGAGGTTTCAGGACAAAGTAAAAATCGGTGGATTATTACTGTTTCTGTCGCTGGAACTAAAATCAAGCATGCGGATTTTAAAATAAATTATATGTTAAGTAATTGTGGTTGGCGTCCAAAATATAAACTTGATGCCTATCCTGATCAGAAGAAAGTTAAATTTTCTTTTGATGCTGAGATTTGGCAAGGTAGTGGAATGGATTTAAAAAATTTTGATGTAGCTCTTGCGACAGTTAAAGAAAATTCACGAATTTTCCCTCCTGAATTAGGACTCTGGACAATTACTCCAAAGCATGATGATCAGATTCAAAAAAAATATGCACGCTCAATGATGATTATGGAATCTGCTATGACAAATGGTGCGGATGAGGTTGTTGTACCTCCTGCTCCTATACAAGTTAAAAAGTCTACATATTCAATATGGGAACTTGGAACAAAAAATATAGTTGCGGGACCGGCTCGAAAGTACTCTATTCTAGACGAAAGCTGGAATGCTGAGTATTCATTTTTATCGCGACCATCTACTACAGCTGATGTTTATGTTTCAGCTAAAATGAAGCTTCAAGATGCAAAAGATTTTCCAGCAGGGCAAGCTCTGGTCCTGATGGAAGGAGCTATGATAGGAAAAATCAAATTTTCTTTTTTCGGCAAGGATAAAACCTTATTTTTTGGAGCTGATCCTGTACTTAAGGCAGAGCGGAAAACTCTAGAAAAGTATTCAGGAGCAAAAGGGGTTTTTGGATCAAAGCAGACTTATAAATGGAAGTATTTAATAAGTCTGATCAATCCAAGGAAGATGCCTGTTTTGATAAAAGTTCAGGAACCGGCTCCTTCTTCAGGGGATGAAAGAATAAAATTAAGTGATTCGGCCAAACCTAAAGCCGTTGTAAAAGATAATAAATTTGAGTGGGATGTAACTGTTCAAGCAAATAAGAAAGCTGAAATTAAATATGATATTGATTTAAATGCACCCGAAGATATGAAAATTGATCTTGGACTTGGTAGATAA
- the galE gene encoding UDP-glucose 4-epimerase GalE gives MNSNKKKLSLLVCGGAGYIGSHMARMLDSYGHEVTVFDNLSTGYSKALKWGKFLKGDLRKPEDLDKALGFKKFDAVFHFSGLIVVSDSVQHPFQYYDNNVIGTLNLLQAMRNHGVDKFIFSSSAAVYGEPVMDLITENHPLAPLNPYGKTKLYVEEILADYSIAYNLNSVSFRYFNAAGAHPDGSIGEAHRPETHLIPNILLSSLEQNRKLKIYGNDYPTPDGTCIRDYIHIQDLCEAHLAAINFLETSHGAHSFNLGNGNGFSVLDVINAAGDVIGKKIPYEFEPKRDGDSPRLVADSSKAHKVLNWTPRYNNLREIIETAYRWHKNPVF, from the coding sequence ATGAATAGTAATAAAAAAAAACTTTCCTTACTCGTATGCGGAGGAGCGGGATATATAGGCTCTCATATGGCACGAATGCTTGACAGTTACGGTCATGAAGTTACTGTATTTGACAACCTTTCTACAGGATATTCTAAGGCTCTTAAGTGGGGAAAATTTCTTAAAGGAGATTTAAGAAAACCTGAGGATTTAGATAAAGCTTTAGGCTTTAAAAAGTTTGATGCGGTATTTCATTTCTCCGGTTTAATTGTTGTAAGTGACTCAGTCCAGCACCCTTTTCAGTACTATGACAACAACGTGATTGGCACCTTAAATCTTTTGCAGGCCATGCGTAATCATGGCGTTGATAAATTTATTTTTTCATCATCCGCGGCAGTATACGGTGAGCCTGTTATGGATTTAATTACCGAAAATCATCCACTTGCACCGCTCAACCCATATGGCAAAACAAAACTATACGTAGAAGAAATTCTTGCTGATTACTCAATTGCGTATAATTTAAACTCCGTAAGCTTCAGATATTTTAATGCGGCAGGAGCTCATCCTGATGGTTCAATCGGTGAAGCTCATCGCCCTGAAACCCACCTCATTCCTAACATATTGCTAAGCAGCCTTGAACAGAATCGTAAGCTTAAAATATATGGAAATGATTACCCTACTCCGGATGGAACATGTATAAGGGATTATATTCACATTCAAGATCTATGCGAAGCGCACCTTGCTGCAATTAATTTTTTAGAAACATCACACGGGGCTCACTCTTTTAACCTCGGAAACGGAAACGGATTCAGCGTGTTAGATGTCATCAACGCTGCCGGAGATGTCATCGGCAAAAAGATTCCGTATGAGTTTGAACCAAAACGTGACGGAGATTCTCCAAGACTTGTTGCAGACAGCTCTAAAGCGCATAAAGTTCTTAACTGGACACCTCGCTATAATAATCTGCGTGAAATTATTGAAACAGCATATCGTTGGCATAAAAACCCTGTATTTTAA
- the larC gene encoding nickel pincer cofactor biosynthesis protein LarC, with protein sequence MKSLLIDPRIAGVAGDILLAALLDLTSDQECIPLLNKAVCELTHCTASINAVHATSMGIGALRIEIGLEGERFASAEDLARAFKNISNFMEMPPAVIEKGLEVISTLAEAESSVHQDHYHLHEVGSVDTVIDIAGVLWLLDKYNYMNGKILCLPVAVGNGMTSTDHGEIPAPAPATLEILCKRLIPVTSSSENFELATPTGVALLACIVNNFITVYPTSTPLKIGKGAGNAEFKASPNIIRIIENIPSYENNEQAVLLETLVDDTSGEVLGHALNEMLDAGALDAYISPATGKKNRPAQLVSILCLPGEEKKMSRKLMQHTGSIGVRAQVVDRFIANRNIDKYQVEINGTKYPVRIKTSTFDQHLISRKPEFDDLVVISKQTGLTPRIISEEVKRQCFLPIKDSNE encoded by the coding sequence ATGAAATCATTATTGATTGATCCACGAATAGCAGGTGTAGCCGGAGACATTCTTTTAGCAGCTCTGCTGGACCTAACAAGCGATCAGGAGTGTATCCCTCTCCTCAATAAAGCTGTTTGTGAATTAACTCATTGTACAGCCTCCATTAATGCCGTACATGCCACTTCAATGGGTATTGGTGCTTTACGAATAGAAATTGGACTTGAAGGTGAACGATTTGCTTCCGCAGAGGATCTTGCAAGAGCTTTCAAAAATATATCAAATTTCATGGAGATGCCCCCTGCTGTGATTGAGAAAGGACTTGAAGTCATTTCAACACTTGCAGAAGCCGAATCCTCAGTTCACCAAGACCATTACCACCTGCACGAAGTAGGATCAGTTGATACTGTTATTGATATCGCCGGAGTTCTATGGCTGCTCGATAAATACAACTACATGAACGGAAAGATTTTATGTCTTCCTGTAGCTGTAGGCAATGGTATGACTTCAACGGATCATGGCGAGATTCCTGCGCCTGCACCTGCTACTCTCGAAATTCTATGTAAAAGGTTAATCCCTGTAACCTCTTCATCAGAAAATTTTGAATTGGCTACTCCTACAGGGGTTGCTCTGCTTGCATGCATCGTTAATAATTTTATAACGGTTTACCCTACTTCAACTCCCCTTAAAATTGGAAAAGGAGCTGGCAACGCAGAGTTTAAAGCATCACCTAATATCATTAGAATAATTGAGAATATCCCCTCTTACGAGAATAACGAACAGGCCGTTTTACTTGAAACTCTGGTTGATGACACAAGCGGAGAAGTGTTAGGCCATGCTTTAAACGAGATGCTTGACGCAGGCGCTCTTGATGCCTACATCAGTCCGGCAACAGGTAAAAAGAACCGTCCCGCACAGCTTGTTTCAATTTTGTGCCTCCCAGGTGAAGAAAAAAAAATGAGCCGTAAACTCATGCAGCATACAGGTTCTATCGGAGTGCGCGCTCAGGTTGTGGACAGATTTATCGCCAATCGCAATATTGATAAATATCAGGTTGAAATTAACGGAACGAAGTATCCGGTAAGAATCAAAACATCTACATTTGACCAGCATTTGATTAGCAGAAAACCAGAATTTGATGATTTAGTTGTAATTTCAAAACAAACAGGACTGACACCACGCATAATTTCAGAAGAAGTTAAGCGGCAATGCTTCCTGCCTATAAAGGATTCTAATGAGTGA
- the larB gene encoding nickel pincer cofactor biosynthesis protein LarB gives MSETELIKLLQLYKNDQITDSEILKTISQLPFKDLGCAKLDTHRGIRCGVEEVIFCPGKTPEHLKAICKVAATRTELCIFTRVSDKQAQLILEEIPKAHYYHDGSIIAVNISEEPKFDGIVVVTGGTSDIPVAEEAAITAELMGNNVERIYDVGAAGIHRLFPHIETLQKANAIVVVAGMEGALVTVVGGLVSAPVIAVPTSVGYGANLSGLTTMLSMLNSCVPGVSVVNIDNGFGGGVSAHLINRKVHAKK, from the coding sequence ATGAGTGAGACAGAGCTAATTAAGCTTCTTCAACTATATAAAAATGATCAGATAACTGACTCTGAAATTCTAAAAACTATTTCACAATTACCTTTTAAAGATTTAGGGTGCGCTAAACTCGATACCCATCGCGGTATACGCTGTGGAGTTGAAGAAGTAATCTTTTGCCCCGGTAAAACCCCTGAGCATTTAAAAGCCATTTGTAAAGTAGCTGCAACACGGACAGAACTATGTATTTTTACAAGAGTTTCCGACAAGCAGGCACAGCTTATTCTAGAAGAAATTCCTAAAGCACACTACTATCACGACGGTTCAATCATAGCAGTTAATATATCTGAAGAACCAAAGTTTGATGGTATCGTGGTTGTAACAGGAGGAACATCTGACATACCTGTTGCAGAAGAAGCAGCAATCACAGCAGAACTTATGGGAAACAACGTTGAACGGATATATGATGTCGGAGCAGCCGGGATTCATAGACTCTTCCCGCACATTGAAACACTACAAAAAGCTAATGCGATTGTTGTTGTAGCTGGAATGGAAGGAGCACTTGTAACAGTAGTAGGCGGACTGGTTTCAGCCCCAGTTATAGCTGTTCCAACAAGTGTTGGCTATGGCGCAAATCTAAGCGGACTAACAACTATGCTTTCAATGCTTAACAGCTGCGTTCCCGGCGTAAGCGTTGTTAATATTGACAATGGCTTCGGTGGAGGAGTCTCTGCACACCTTATAAACAGAAAAGTTCACGCTAAAAAATAA
- a CDS encoding class I SAM-dependent methyltransferase: MRDIHNIVDPPEDLHICFGGGDFRVIGSKMVSFCKEKLNLAPNENVLDIGCGIGRLAFPLLGYLSESGRYEGFDTFPVGVKWCSENITPEFPNFKFQLVDIFNTTYNPYAQSKASEFIFPYEDNTFDLVMLNSVFTHMMPDDISNYLSEIDRVLNDTGRVFVTYFLINKESSELMKSGKSVHDFQKFGVFYTADPKEPMDAVGYDEHFMFNLFAKYNLKIKEVLYGSWCGRKATNHQDIVLLTR, translated from the coding sequence ATGAGAGACATACATAATATCGTTGACCCTCCAGAAGATCTTCATATTTGCTTCGGAGGGGGGGATTTTCGTGTAATCGGAAGTAAAATGGTTTCTTTTTGTAAAGAAAAGCTGAATCTTGCGCCAAACGAAAATGTTTTAGATATTGGATGCGGAATCGGACGCCTTGCTTTTCCATTGCTTGGATATCTGAGTGAAAGTGGTAGGTACGAAGGTTTTGATACTTTTCCGGTAGGAGTAAAATGGTGTTCTGAAAATATTACTCCGGAATTTCCAAATTTTAAATTTCAACTGGTTGATATTTTTAATACAACCTATAACCCATACGCTCAGAGCAAAGCTTCGGAGTTCATTTTCCCTTACGAGGATAATACTTTTGACCTTGTGATGTTGAATTCTGTTTTTACGCATATGATGCCTGATGATATTAGTAATTATCTTTCTGAAATAGATAGAGTTTTAAATGATACAGGCAGAGTTTTTGTAACTTATTTTTTAATAAATAAAGAGTCTTCTGAACTTATGAAATCAGGAAAAAGTGTTCATGATTTTCAGAAGTTCGGAGTTTTTTATACAGCGGACCCCAAAGAGCCCATGGACGCTGTAGGGTATGATGAACATTTTATGTTTAACCTTTTTGCGAAGTATAATTTAAAAATTAAAGAAGTATTGTATGGCAGTTGGTGCGGACGTAAGGCAACTAATCATCAGGATATTGTCCTGCTAACACGATGA
- a CDS encoding thioredoxin domain-containing protein, whose translation MLKRTALFIIVLMIASGCVSKQTLKSQMTEVIKENPQIILDAMRENNLELLDIVESGVDARNELKREAKFQDEINNPFKPVLSPDRASIGDINAPVTIVEYSDFLCPYCKKGAEVVRDLVAKKPAKYQLIYKHLPLHAESKKLAAVFEAIALIDKDKAFKFHDAAFQNQKKLFKDSDGKVLGKILLELGIDLDKLQKVLKSATIVKNIAADQAEAKSFGFDATPTFLVNGVSIRGYVPTDKFEAIVELILEKSPKKEHTDGEICEDCLNKM comes from the coding sequence ATGTTAAAAAGAACAGCGTTATTTATTATAGTATTGATGATTGCATCCGGTTGCGTCAGTAAACAAACATTAAAAAGTCAGATGACTGAAGTTATAAAGGAAAATCCACAGATTATTTTAGATGCAATGCGTGAAAATAATCTTGAACTATTGGATATTGTTGAAAGCGGAGTTGATGCGCGCAATGAACTTAAACGTGAAGCTAAATTTCAAGATGAAATAAATAATCCGTTTAAACCAGTTCTTTCTCCAGACAGAGCAAGTATCGGTGATATTAATGCACCTGTTACTATTGTAGAATATTCAGATTTTCTTTGTCCTTACTGCAAAAAAGGTGCAGAGGTTGTGCGTGACCTCGTAGCCAAAAAGCCTGCTAAATATCAATTGATATATAAGCACCTTCCACTGCACGCAGAATCTAAAAAGCTTGCGGCTGTTTTTGAGGCTATAGCTCTAATTGATAAAGACAAGGCTTTTAAATTTCATGATGCCGCATTTCAAAACCAAAAAAAATTATTTAAAGACTCTGATGGTAAAGTTCTTGGCAAAATATTGCTTGAACTCGGTATTGACTTAGATAAGTTGCAGAAGGTTTTGAAATCTGCAACTATTGTTAAGAATATTGCTGCAGATCAAGCAGAAGCAAAATCATTCGGATTTGATGCAACCCCTACTTTTCTTGTAAATGGCGTTTCAATCCGTGGCTACGTACCAACAGATAAATTTGAAGCTATCGTCGAGCTTATTCTTGAAAAAAGTCCCAAAAAAGAACACACAGACGGTGAAATTTGTGAAGATTGTTTAAATAAAATGTAA
- a CDS encoding exosortase system-associated protein, TIGR04073 family, whose amino-acid sequence MYYKSSWFFKISLTVISLSMLIIGGCSMKSDNYVGSQDSYGSRVSRKIGRGMANIITAPIEIPNQAVNMAAESDEPAGQLAGYFGGFVVGFAYGTGRVVSGMYDIVTSPFSGPAAPTMDEEFISSEFADKVDARENSFTDITGGELY is encoded by the coding sequence ATGTATTATAAATCAAGCTGGTTTTTTAAAATAAGTCTGACTGTTATCAGTTTGTCGATGCTTATCATTGGCGGATGTTCCATGAAGTCTGATAACTATGTTGGTAGTCAAGACTCTTATGGTTCCAGAGTTTCCCGTAAAATCGGGCGTGGAATGGCTAATATCATTACTGCTCCAATTGAAATACCGAATCAGGCTGTGAATATGGCGGCAGAAAGTGATGAACCAGCTGGACAGTTGGCTGGATATTTTGGTGGCTTCGTCGTCGGGTTTGCGTATGGAACTGGCCGAGTTGTTTCTGGCATGTATGATATTGTTACTTCTCCGTTTAGTGGACCTGCAGCCCCTACAATGGATGAGGAATTTATTTCGTCTGAATTTGCCGATAAAGTTGATGCTAGGGAGAATAGTTTTACAGATATTACCGGCGGCGAGCTATATTGA